The Pyrus communis chromosome 12, drPyrComm1.1, whole genome shotgun sequence genomic sequence AgctttttaatttaatgtttaatttaatatttatattgtttgatcaaaaaaaaaaaaaattgatctttgaccaaaaaaaaacaaaaaataaaaaaaaacacctctAGCTGGTATGATATGAAGAATTAAGCGAGCTTAGCTACGCATAAAGTTAAATCATCGAAAATTAAttgaaaactttttattttaaaaattgacAAATATGTCCATATTTGCAGTAGCCTCCATATCTATCTCAGTCTCAGAGCTCAGTCTCTCTCGCAGAGAGACCCATAAATACCcagaaattcataaaaatacCCAGAAGATTGGGTGGTAATGATCATAAAAGGAGTGTTCAGGAGGTACGAAAGATGGAACCCAGTGCATCCAACGAGTGGAGCGTTTTGGGGATTGGGTGTAGGCATTGGTTGTGGGGTTGGATGGGGTCCTGGTTTCGGGCCTGAGGTAATTGGTTATGTCGGAGCTGGCTGCGGTCTTGGCTTCTCCGTCGGTTTCACTCTGCTCGGTGCCGGAATCGGTCTCCCTGCCAATTGGCTCTTTCACCTTCCGTATAGTGGTTGGTATCtccttttattttcaatctctAGTTTTTCTTTTGAGTGCAATTTTTATGATTCAAGCGATATTCTAATTTAATCTAATCTAAATTACGAGGAGAGTGATTAATGCTACTCCCTTTTAACTTCTGTATTTGCTTGTTTTTTCATTAGTGATGTGATGTGGATGTTttcgagcgatattctaattaatttaatctaaACTACGGAGAGCGGGATTCAGTACTGATAtagctttttatttattttttcagctGTTATGGCAGCAAGAAGTAGTGCACTGGAGATTGGCCAATCTAGTGGCTTTCCTTTCCCCAAAAGCATTGCAGGGGAGGCCTGGAACAGCATTGCACCTTGCATCACAAACCTGCAAAGGGATGCCGGTGGAAGATTCTC encodes the following:
- the LOC137711615 gene encoding cadmium-induced protein AS8; amino-acid sequence: MIIKGVFRRYERWNPVHPTSGAFWGLGVGIGCGVGWGPGFGPEVIGYVGAGCGLGFSVGFTLLGAGIGLPANWLFHLPYSAVMAARSSALEIGQSSGFPFPKSIAGEAWNSIAPCITNLQRDAGGRFSSFKDQHLLALEKGVDLSDLKSRLSVGTRSLSQGVEEFRGRFFHFPKGTKD